The Faecalibacterium sp. I3-3-33 DNA window GGCCGTAGCCGATATCCACCAGCACGCCCTTGATGCGCTCGCCGTCGTTGACGTTCTGCTGACAGCCGTAGCTGTGCACAAAGGCCAGCGGCGGGGTGTCGTAGGTCTGCCGCACCAGCTCGGCGGCAACGGCATTATGTTCAAAGTTAATGTATTCCAAAAAAACCATCCTTCTCCGCCGGGCAGGGTAGCCCCATGCGGCGAAACTCTATTTTCTGCTATTTTATAAAAGACACTCTTTAGTATACCCTGTTTGGCCGCTGCGGGCAAGAGGAAACACGCAAATTTTATGCCTGTTTAGCCGCTGCGGCCTCTACATCCTGCTTGCGGCAGCACTCTTCGCACACGCCAAGCAGCACCACGGCGCAGTCCTGCACCCTGCCCTTCTGGTTTTTGACCAGTTCCATCACCTGTTTTCCGTCCACATCTGCATCGGTCACGCCGCCGCAGACGGTGCAGTACAGGTGGCTGTGCCACGGCAGGGTGTGGTCAAAGCGGTCTGCCTTGCCGGGAATGGATACCCGGCGCACCCGCCCAGCCTCCACCAGACTGTTCAAGTTGCGGTATACAGTGCCAAGACTCAGGTTCGGGCACTCCTGTGCAGCTTTATCGTAGATTTCCTCCGCAGTCGGGTGGTCGCACAGCCGCTCCACCGTCTGCATGACAAGCTCCCGCTGTTTTGAGTAACGCATATCCATCCTCCTTCTTTACACGGTTCAGACGTTTTCTTCCCCTTTGATCTTTGCCCAGTACGCCCGGGCGGCCTGCTCGGTCTTGTTGTCGCCAAAGGTGTAGTATTTGGTATCCTTCAGCACATCCGGCAGATACTGCTGCTGTACCCAGTGGTTTGCGTAGCTGTGGGCATATTTGTAGTCCTGCCCCTTTACCAGCGCATCCTCGCCGTCAAAGTGCTTGTTTTGCAGCTGGCGCGGGATGGGGCCGGTGCGCCCGGCCTGCACATCCGCAATGGCTGCGTTGATGGCATCGTGGGCGCTGTTGGATTTGGGGCTGGTGGCCACCAGAATCACTGCGTCCGCAAGCGGCAGACGCGCTTCCGGCAGACCCACCATGTTGGCGGCATCCACCGCTGCCTTGACGATGGGGATGATCTGCGGGTAGGCAAGCCCCACATCCTCGCAGGCGCACACCATCAACCGGCGGCAAGCAGAGGGCAGGTCTCCCGCTTCCAGCAGGCGTGCCAGATAGTGCAGCGCCGCGTCCGGGTCTGACCCGCGCATGGACTTCTGGTAGGCAGAAACGATGTCGTAGTGGTCATCGCCCTCCCGGTCGTAGCGCATGGCGGTGCGGCGGGTGACCTGCTGGATCATATCCAGCGTGATACGCTTTTCCCCGTTTTCCACCGGCGCTGCCGTAACGGCAAAGTCCAGACAGCCCAGCGCCTTGCGCAGATCGCCGCCGGCGCTTTCAGCCAGATAGGCACAGGCATCCTCGTCCATGCACACCGGCACCTGTTCCCCCTCGGAAAGGCGCTGCACGGCATTGCGCACCCCGCGCTCCACATCCGCTGCGGCAAGGGGCTTGAACTCAAACACCGTGCAGCGGGAAAGCAGGGCGTTATAGATGTAGAAATAGGGGTTCTCGGTGGTGGACGCGATCAGGGTAACGCTGCCGTCCTCGATGCATTCCAAAAGGCTCTGCTGCTGCTTTTTGTTCAGGTACTGGATCTCGTCCAGATACAGCAGAATGCCGCCCGCTGCTGCCAGCGTGCCGATATCCTTGAGCACCGCCTTGATATCCCCGGTACCGCAGGAGGTGCCGTTGAGCTTGTGCAGGGTCATGCCGCTGTTCTCGGCAATAATGCGTGCCACCGTGGTCTTTCCGGTACCGGAGGGGCCGTAAAAGATCATGTTGGGAATGCGCCCGCTCTCGATGGTGCGGCGGAACACCCGCCCCGGCGCCAGCAGATGCTGCTGCCCGCACACATCCGCCAGCGTTTTGGGACGCAGACGCTGCGCAAGTGGTTCATTCATGGTGGTTTCTCCTTCCCTGCCCGCAAGGCACTTTTTATATAGTATAGCGCATTTAGAAAAGGAGAACAAGGGCTTTTCTGAAAATCATTCTCAGATAATGTCCTGCAAACATTTACAAATCCTGTCAAACATGGTATGATTCAGGTATTCCCTTTTAAAGGAGGTTTGTCCCATGCCGGTACGAAAAAAAGCCCCGGAGGATCTTACCGCAAAAAAAGCACTGGCGCTGGAGGTCATTCAGCGTCTCAAGGCCGAATACCCGGATGCAGGGTGCACCTTGGACTACGACCACGCATGGCAGCTGCTGGTCAGCGTGCGGCTGGCCGCCCAGTGCACGGATGCCCGGGTGAACATTGTGGTGGAGGAACTGTTTGCCAAATACCCAAGCGTAGCCGCGCTGGCTGCCGCCGAACCGGAGGACATTGAAGCCATCGTCAAGCCCTGCGGGCTGGGGCACTCCAAGGCGCGGGATATCTCGGCCTGTATGCGGATGCTGCGGGACAAGTACGACTGCCGGGTGCCCGACACTTTTGCCGAGCTGCTTGCCCTGCCCGGCGTGGGGCGCAAGAGCGCAAACCTCATTATGGGGGATGTGTTCGGCAAGCCCGCCATCGTCACCGACACCCACTGCATCCGGCTGTGCAATAAAATCGGCCTTGTGGACGGCATCAAGGAGCCGCAGAAGGTGGAGATGGCCCTGTGGAAGATCATCCCGCCGGAAGAAGGCAGCGACCTTTGCCACCGCTTTGTGATGCACGGCCGCGCGGTGTGCAACGCCCGCAAGCCGGAATGTGAAAAATGCTGTTTGAAGGACATCTGCCGCACCGCCCGCGAAGCCGCCGGGCAGCAGGCAGAACTGTAACTTTAGGAGGTATAACCTATGATTACTTTAATGATTTTGCTTATCGTCGCCCTGCTGTGTGTGCTGGTGGGCTGCCTGACCGGTCTGCTGACGCTGGTAGGCGTGCTGGCCTCCCTTTTTGTGGGCGTGCTGGTGGGCGCATTGGCCGGATATCTGGCCGGGCGCTTTATGGGCACGGAAACTTCCCTTGGCCGCAACATCCTGATGGGCGTGTTGGGCAGCTTTGTGGGCGAGTTTTTGTTCGGCCTGCTGGGCATTCACGCTTCCGGCAGCTTTTCTTCCTTTGCCATCTCGGTAGTTGGTGCCTGCATCTGCATCTGGATCGGGCAGAAGCTCTCCAAGTAATCGTTTTATAGCAATATACCGCCGCATTCTGCAGCCGGAGTTTTCCGGGCAGGGTGCGGCGGCTTTTTTATGGGCGTTCTGCCGGATAATCCCTCGCCCGGGCTGTGTAAACCGCCAAACTTTCTGCCAATTCTTGACAGGCATTCCCTGCCGTTGTATCGTTGACCCAGAAACGGAGGGTTCAACATGGAAAAAGCACTTGCACATATTTCTGAGGACGGAACCCGCACCCAGACTGTCTACGAGCATCTTTCCGGCACAGCGCGCCTTGCCGGAGCTTTTGCCGCACCCTTTGGCGCTGCGCAGGAGGCTGCATACACTGCATGGCTGCATGACATTGGCAAATACAGCGTTGCTTTCCAGCAGCGGCTGGCGGGCGGTGCTGCAACCGACCACTCGACCGCCGGTGCACAGGAAGCGATGAAGGGCTGCGTGCCCCACATTCAGGCCGCCTTTGCCGTAGCCGGGCACCACACCGGTCTGCCAGATGGCGGCAACCGAAGGACAGCCGATGCCGCTGACGCTACCCTCTTTGGGCGGCTGAAAAAGCCGGTGGAGCCTTACGATGGCTGGCGCGAGGTCGCCCTGCCCCAGAGCGCCCCGCCAGACTGGGCAAGCCGCGACCCGCTGGATTTTGCATTCTTCACCCGGATGCTCTACTCCTGTCTTGTGGACGCGGATTTTATCGACACCGAAACTTTTATGAACGGGCAGGCCGCGCCACGGGGCAGCGGTGTGGGTATCCGCTCCCTGCTTGAAAAGGTGCGTGCCAAGGCCAGCGGCTATCTTGCGGCACAGAGCAGCTCGCCGGTAAGCTGCCAGCGCAATGCCGTGCTGCGCGCCTGCATGGAAAAAGGTGCCCACGGCGCACCGGGGCTGTATACCCTCACCGTGCCCACCGGCGGCGGCAAGACCTTCGCCTCCCTTGCCTTTGCGCTGGAACAGGCCGCCGCGCAGGGCATGAAACGGGTGATCTACGTGATTCCGTATATGTCCATCATCGACCAGACTGCCGCTGTTTTTGCAGACCTTTTGGGTGCAGAAAACGTTCTGGCGGATTACTCCTGCGCGGACTACAAAAGCCTTGAACAGGAAAAGTTGACCCCGGCGCAGTACCGCCAGCTGCTGGCCAGCGAAAACTGGGATGCACCTGTTGTGGTGACCACCGCCGTGCAGTTTTTTGAATCGCTGTACGCCAACCGCAGCAGCCGCTGCCGCAAGCTGCACAACATCGCGGACAGCGTGGTCATTTTTGACGAAGCGCAGACCTTGCCCGTCAGTTATCTGCTGCCCTGCGTCAGCGCTATTGCGCAGCTGGTGCGGCATTACCACGCCACCGCCGTGTTATGCACCGCCACCCAGCCCGCATTAGAGCCCTATTTCCGGCAGTTTGCGCCGGAGCTGCCCTTGCAGGAGATCGTGCCGGACACTGCCGCTTTATACAGCACCCTGCGCCGCACCACCCTTTGCGATGCCGGAGAGCTGACGCAGGAGGCGCTGACCGCACAGCTTTGTGCGCTGCCGCAGGTGCTGTGCGTAGTGAACCGGCGCAAAACGGCGCAGGAAGTGTACGCCGCCCTGCCCGCCGAGGGCAGCTACTGCCTGACCACCCTGCTGTGCGCCGCAGACCGCCGCCGTCAGCTGGCAGAGATCCGGCAGCGGCTGCGGGAGGGGCTGCTTTGCCGGGTGGTGTCCACCTCGCTGATCGAAGCCGGTGTGGACGTGGATTTCCCCGCCGCATACCGGGAGCTGTGCGGGCTGGATTCCCTTTTGCAGACCGCCGGGCGCTGCAACCGGGAGGGACACCGCAGCGCAGAAGAGAGCCTAGTATACCGTTTTACGCTGGAAGGCTGCGGCGTCCCGCAGATGCTGCGCCAGAACGTACACGCCATGCAGTACGCAGCAGGCTGCACCGCAGCGCTGGACAGCCCGGAGGCAGTCAGGGCTTATTTTAAGGAGCTGTATTTTGCGCGGGGCGAGGCCGCACTGGACACCAGCGGCATTCTGGATGCCCTGCGCAAGGGGATCTCGGGCTGCATTTTCCCGTTTGCGCAGGTGGCAGAGCAGTTCCATCTGATCGAAGCCCCCACCCGCACCGTTTACCTGCCTGTTGGCGAAGGCAAAGCCCTTTGCGAGCAGCTCAACGGAACTGTGAGCCGCGCACTTTACCGCAAGCTGGGCGCTTACAGCGTAGCCTGCTATGCCCAGCAGTTTCAGGCACTGGAATCTGCCGGAGCGTTGGAACCACTGCCCAACGGCAGCGCTATCCTGACCGACAACACTCTGTACGATGCCAAGACCGGGCTTTCCATGGACGTGGAGACCGGAAAAGGCCTGTTTTTCTGACAAAAAATCTCAAATAAATCAAAGAAAAAACGCAAAAGTCCTTTTTATAACACCTTAGAAGCAGTATTATAAATATAAACCAAATTTGAAAGGAGGTGGTGTTCATGTCCATGCTGATCGAGGTCTGGGGCGACTACGCCTGCTTTTCAAGACCCGAGATGAAAACCGAGCGTGTATCCTATGACATCATGACGCCCTCGGCGGCGCGCGGGCTGGTGGAGGCAATCTACTGGCACCCGGGCATGAATTACCATATCGACCGCATCTATCTGCTCAAGCCGGTGCAGTTTGCCAGCATCCGGCGCAATGAGGTCAAGGCTACCCTGCTGTCCTCCGCGGCGCTCAGTGCAGCCAAGGGCGGCGAGGTGCCCATGCTGTGCACGGCAGAGAATATCCAGCAGCGGGCAGCGCTGGTGCTGCAGGATGTGCATTACGTGATCGAATGCCATTTTACCATGACCGAAAAAGCCGCACCCGGCGATAACCCGGGCAAATTTCAGGATATCCTGCGGCGGCGGCTGAAGAAGGGGCAGTGCTATCATCAGCCCTGCTTCGGCTGCCGGGAGTTTCCGGCAAACTTCCGGGAATGGCACGGCGGCGCCGAGGAGATCCCCGCACTGCCGCTCACGCAGGATCTGGGCTTTATGCTGTATGATCTGGACTACTCCGACCCGGAAAATATCCGCTCCCAGTTCTTCCGGGCAAAGCTGGAAAACGGCGTGCTGGACTGCCGGGATGTGGAGGTGTTTACATGATCTTACAGGCGCTTACTGCCTACTATGAGCAGCTTGTCCGGCAGGGCAAGCTATCCGCCCCCGGCTGGGACGACAGCTTTAAGGTGAGCTACGAGCTGCGGTTGAACGATGCCGGGCAGCTGGTTTCTGTGCTCGACCTGCGCACGGAAACAAAGATGGGCAAAAAGACCGTCCTTGCCCCGCGTGCAATGCGCGTACCGGCGCACGTCAAGCGCACGGCCGGTGTTTCGGCAAACCTGCTGTGCGATAATTCCTCCTATCTGTTGGGCGCAGACGAAAAAGGCAAGCCGGAGCGTGCAAAGCAGTGCTTCGATGCCTGTGCGGCGCTGCACCACAGGCTGTTGGACGATGTCGACAGCCCCGCAGCCCGGGCGATCCTTGCTTATTTTGACCGCTGGGACCCGGCGCAGGCTGCTACGCATCCCCTATTGGCTGAGCAGTGGAAGGAGATCACAGGCAATGCCAACCTGATCTTCGGCTACGAGGCCGCCGACCACAGCCACAGTTTTGTCAACGACGACCCTGCCATTCAGAACGCATGGCAGGCGCACTACAACGACCGCTCTGCAGGTGCAGACACGGTACAGTGCCTGATCACTGGTAAGCAAGCGCCTGCTGCACTGGTGCACCCGTCCATCATGGGAGTACAGGGTGCGCAGAGTTCCGGCGCGGCACTGGTGTCCTTCAACGCGCCCGCCTTTTGTTCCTACGGCCACGAGCAGGGCGAGAACGCCCCCATGAGTGAGTACGCAGCCTTTGCCTATACCACTGCGCTGAACCGCCTGCTTGCTGACCGCGACCACTGCAAGCACGTTGGCGATACCACCATTTTGTGCTGGGCAGAAAACGCGGAGCCGGTCTATCAGGATGCCATGAGTATGTTCCTGTTTGGCGCAGACGAAGCCGCAGGCATTCAGGAAAGCGATGTACAGGCTGCGCTCAAACGGCTGTCTGCCGGGCAGACAGTGCCTTTTCTGGAAAAAGAGCTTTCGCCCGACCAGCACTTTTATCTATTGGGACTGGCACCCAACGCTTCCCGCCTGTCGGTACGGTTCTTTTTGCGAGACACCTTCGGCAGCTTTGCGCAAAACCTGCAAAAGCACGCCGAGGAAATGGCAATCGACTGCTCGGAAAAAGAAAAGTCCCGTACCCTGCCCATCTGGGCTGTGGTAAACGAGACCACCCGCACCGTGCCCGGACAGCCCGCAAAGCCGTCCCCGCAGCTGGCAGGCGACCTGCTGCGCGCCGTGCTGACCGGCGGGCGTTACCCCGCTACCCTATTGAACGGTGTGACCCTGCGCATCCGTGCCGAGCAGGCCGTGACCCGCGGCCGGGCTGCTGTGATCAAAGCATATTACCTGCGTAATTACCCTACCGAGCTGAACAAGGAGGTCTATACTGTGAGCCTGAACGAAACCACCAATGTCCCCTATCTTCTGGGGCGGCTGTTCTCTGTGCTGGAGTCGGTGCAAAAGGCTGCAAATCCCGGCATCAACACCACCATCAAGGACCGGTATTTCAACGCCGCCTGTGCTACGCCGGGCATGGCCTTCCCCACCCTGCTGCGGTTGAGCCAGAAGCATCTGCGCAAGCTGAACGACGGCCTTGCCACCCACTACGATAAGCAGATCACCGAACTGATGGCGCAGCTGCCGGAAAGCGGTTTCCCCGCTCGGCTCAGCCTGCCGGATCAGGGCAAATTTGCCATCGGCTACTACCACCAGACCCAGAAACGCTTTGCCAAAAAGAACGAGGAGGAATAAAAAAATGTCTGCACCTATCAAGAACCGCTACGATTTCGTCATTCTGTTCGATGTGGAGAACGGTAACCCCAACGGCGACCCCGATGCCGGCAATATGCCCCGCATCGACCCCGAGACCGGCTACGGTCTGGTGACCGATGTCTGCCTGAAGCGCAAGATCCGCAACTATGTGGAGATGCTGAAAGAGGACGCCCCCGATGCCGACAATTACCGCATCTATGTCAAGGAGGGCGTACCCCTGAACCGCAGCGATGCCGAGGCGCTGGAGCACAACGGTCTGACCCCCAAAGACGACCTGAAAAAGGCCAAGAAAAGCGACCCGGAGATTGACCGCAAACTGCGGGATTATATGTGCGAGCATTTCTACGATATCCGCACCTTCGGTGCCGTGATGACCACCTTTGTCAAGGGTGCGCTGAACTGCGGTCAGGTGCGCGGCCCGGTGCAGCTGAGCTTTGCCCGCTCTGTGGACCCCATCGTGCCGCAGGAGGTGACCATTACCCGCGTAGCCATCACCACCGAGGCAGACGCTGAAAAGAAGAACAGCGAAATGGGCAACAAGCATATCGTGCCCTACGGCCTGTACCGTGCCGAGGGTTACGTTTCTGCCAATCTTGCCCGCAAGACCACCGGCTTCTCGGAGGAGGACTTGCAGCTGCTGTGGCAGGCTATCCTGAATATGTTCGAGAACGACCACAGCGCTGCACGCGGCAAGATGGCCGTGCGGGAGCTGATCGTGTTCAAGCACGATTCCGAGCTGGGCAATGCGCCCGCCTACAAGCTGTTTGATGCCGTTACCGTGGCGCACAAGGCCGAGGTGGTCGCGCCCCGCAGCTATCAGGACTACATCGTTACGGTGGCCGACACCCTGCCGGAGGGTGTGCACTGCGAGAGGTTCCACTGATGGACGCGCCGGACGACTACCTGCAAATGTCCGGTATCCAGCACTTTGCCTTCTGCCGCCGTCAGTGGGCACTGGCCTATCTGGAGCAGCAATGGGCTGAAAATCTGCGCACCACCGAAGGGCATCTGGATCATGCCCGCTGCCACGATGACACTCGCACCGAGCGCCGGGGCGAGTTGCTGATCACCCGGGGCATGCGGGTGGTCAGCCACCGGCTGCGGATGGCGGGCAACTGCGACGTGGTGGAGTTCCGGGCTTGTGCGGATGGCATCCCGCTGCAAAGCACCCCCGGGCGCTGGCAGCCCTACCCGGTGGAATACAAGCACGGCCACGCAAAGGAAACCGATGCCGACCGGCTGCAATTATGCGCACAGGCCATGGCACTGGAGGAAATGCTGGTGTGCCATATCCCGGAAGGGGCGCTGTATTACTGCGAGACCAAACGGCGGGAAGCCGTACCTTTTACCGACGAACTGCGCAGCACCACCCGGCAGATGGCAGACGAGATGAACCAGTATTTTGCCCGCGGCTACACCCCAAAGGTAAAGCCCGGCAAGCACTGCAACGCCTGTTCCCTGAAAGAGCTCTGTCTGCCGATGCTCTGCCAGAAGGCAGACGCCAAGGCTTATCTGCGGCGCTATCTGGACGAGACGGCCACGGAGGTGACACCATGCGACAATTCCTGAACACCCTGTTCGTCCTCAGCGAGGACGCTTACCTCACGCTGGACGGCGAAAACGTCGTGGTCAGCCGTGGGAAATCCGAGGTCGGGCGGGTGCCGCTGCACACGCTGGAAAGCATCCTCTGCTTCAGTTACGCCGGTGCCAGCCCTGCGCTGATGGGCAAATGCGGGCGTATGGGCATCGACCTGAGTTTTTATAGCCCGCGCGGCCGCTTTTTAGCGCGCACTGTGGGCGAGGAACGCGGCAACGTATTGCTGCGGCAGACCCAGTACGCCGTTGCCGCCAGTGAAGCGCTCAGCTGCAGCTATGCCCGCAGCTTTATTCTGGGCAAGGTGTACAATGCCCGCTGGGTGCTGGAGCGTGCCACCCGGGATCACCCGCAGCGGGTGCCCGTGGACGAATTGAAACAGACCAGCGCCCAGCTGGCTGCTGCCCTGCCGCTGGTGGAAAGCTGCGAGGATCTGGAGCAGCTGCGCGGGCTGGAGGGCGAAGCCGCACAGCGGTATTTCGACCGGTTCAACGCGCTGATCTTACAGCAGAACGATGCTTTTGTGTTCACCAGCCGCAGCCGCAGACCGCCGCTGGACAACGTGAACGCGCTGCTGTCCTTTGCCTATTCCCTGCTGGCCAGCGATTGTGCCGCCGCGCTGGAGGGTGCCGGGCTGGACCCCTATGTGGGCTTTCTGCACCGTGCCCGCCCCGGGCGGCGCAGCCTTGCGCTGGATCTGATGGAGGAACTGCGCGCCGTTTTGGCTGACCGTTTCGTGCTGTCCTGTATCAACCAGAAAGTGCTGAGCGCAAAGCACTTTGAAAAGCAGGAAAACGGTGCCGTTCTGCTGACCGAGGAAGGACGCCGCGCGTTCCTGAATGCATGGCAGCAGAAAAAACGCGAAGTCATCACCCACCCGTTTTTAAAGGAAAAGCTCTGCTGGGGGCTTGTGCCCTATGTGCAGGCGTTGCTGCTGGTACGCACCCTGCGGGGCGATCTAGAGGTCTACCCTCCATTTTTCTGGAAGTGAGGTGCAATCATGCTGGTACTGATCACCTACGATGTAAACACCGAAACCTCTGCCGGACGCAAGCGGCTGCGCAAGGTTGCCAAGAAGTGCGTGGATCATGGGCAGCGGGTGCAGAATTCCGTGTTCGAGTGCCTGCTGAACGCATCGCAGTACGCGGTGCTCAAGGCAGAGCTGACCGCCCTGATCGACCCTGCCTTGGACAGTCTACGGTTCTACCAGTTGGGTAACAATTACCAGACTAAGGTCGAGCATGTTGGGCTGCACCCGGAGTTTGCGCAGGATAGTGTGCTGATCTTTTGATGCCCCGCCAGTGCGAACAGGCAGCGCACATGGTTTTCCCAGACGCTTCGCACCGGAATACCAGCCGTTTGCGCAAGTAACGGTGTGATTTTGCGGTTTGTTTTACAGGCACCTCTTTGCAATTTGTGCAGAGAGGTATATAATGAGACAAAAGCAGAGGGTTTTCTCTCTGTTTTTGCTGTCGCCCTCCTCGCGGAGGGCGTGGATAGAAATACCGCTGACAGCAGCCCGGCCGGTGCTGCCGCAGCGTCGCCCTCCTCGCGGAGGGCGTGGATAGAAATGATTTCGCAGGAAATCCAGCAAGCCAAGCACAAGGTCGCCCTCCTCGCGGAGGGCGTGGATAGAAATCCACTGTCCACCAGTCGGCGGCATCCTCGCGCTGCTGTCGCCCTCCTCGCGGAGGGCGTGGATAGAAATACTGTGCGCAATGTCGAGGGTGTAGACCTAGGCGTCGCCCTCCTCGCGGAGGGCGTGGATAGAAATTGAATCCTTCATCTGTTAGCTGACTACTGCTCAAAGTCGCCCTCCTCGCGGAGGGCGTGGATAGAAATCTTTCTTTTTCAAAAGCGAACTTGGAAAAGAGAGCGTCGCCCTCCTCGCGGAGGGCGTGGATAGAAATTCCCTCAGACCCGGGAAAAATTTTCCCACAAGAAAGTCGCCCTCCTCGCGGAGGGCGTGGATAGAAATACGCTAAAAGCACTTTCCCAGCTGTTGTGCCGCAGTCGCCCTCCTCGCGGAGGGCGTGGATAGAAATACCTCATTCGGCGGCAGCGGCATCCAGCCTACGGTCGCCCTCCTCGCGGAGGGCGTGGATAGAAATTTTTACCAGCTGCGCCAGTGCCTTATACTGGGCGGTCGCCCTCCTCGCGGAGGGCGTGGATAGAAATGCTCTT harbors:
- the cas2 gene encoding CRISPR-associated endonuclease Cas2, whose amino-acid sequence is MLVLITYDVNTETSAGRKRLRKVAKKCVDHGQRVQNSVFECLLNASQYAVLKAELTALIDPALDSLRFYQLGNNYQTKVEHVGLHPEFAQDSVLIF